A genomic window from Cytobacillus suaedae includes:
- a CDS encoding M15 family metallopeptidase: MVLFVLLVGCKNTNNNLPPENASETETNSNEQTEEKKNTETQSDNTEPKVEDKDSTSLEDKEESPDTQEDSEWVLEDVYFNKVEEQDGLLVILNPENILALVNKEHSLPPSYIPEGMVAPDVRFSFGDEDVPKRYIRKEAAIALEEMFVQAEKEGIYLFAVSGYRAYETQAYIFDSQVRKVGEEMAMHAVALPGQSEHQTGLAIDVTSRSAGFLLEEQFGETPEGKWVQENAHLFGYIVRYQKGKEEITGYQYEPWHLRYVGKEIAKVIYENDITLEEYFDKVKGI, from the coding sequence ATGGTACTGTTTGTACTTTTGGTTGGATGTAAAAATACAAACAACAATCTTCCACCTGAAAACGCAAGCGAGACGGAAACTAACTCAAACGAACAAACAGAAGAGAAAAAAAATACAGAAACACAATCTGACAATACAGAACCTAAAGTCGAAGATAAAGATTCGACCAGTCTAGAGGATAAAGAGGAATCCCCAGATACCCAAGAAGATAGCGAATGGGTTCTTGAGGATGTTTACTTTAATAAGGTCGAAGAACAAGATGGTTTATTAGTGATTCTTAATCCTGAAAATATACTCGCCCTTGTAAACAAAGAGCATAGTTTGCCACCTTCATATATACCCGAAGGCATGGTTGCGCCAGATGTTCGATTTTCTTTTGGCGATGAAGATGTTCCGAAAAGATATATCCGCAAGGAAGCTGCTATAGCACTTGAGGAGATGTTTGTACAGGCGGAAAAGGAAGGTATATACTTGTTTGCGGTCTCTGGCTACAGGGCATACGAAACACAAGCTTATATATTCGATAGTCAAGTTCGAAAAGTAGGAGAAGAAATGGCTATGCATGCAGTTGCCTTACCTGGCCAGAGTGAACACCAAACGGGCTTGGCAATAGATGTAACAAGTAGAAGTGCAGGCTTTTTACTTGAGGAGCAATTCGGAGAGACACCTGAAGGCAAGTGGGTCCAAGAAAATGCTCATTTATTTGGGTATATTGTACGTTATCAAAAAGGAAAAGAAGAAATTACAGGATATCAATATGAGCCTTGGCACCTTCGTTATGTGGGCAAAGAGATTGCTAAAGTGATTTATGAAAATGATATCACTTTGGAAGAATATTTTGACAAGGTTAAAGGTATTTAG
- the deoD gene encoding purine-nucleoside phosphorylase: MSVHIGAKQNEIAETILLPGDPLRAKYIAETFLEGATCYNEVRGMLGFTGTYKGERISVQGTGMGVPSISIYINELMQSYGVQNLIRVGTCGAIQKDVKVRDVIIAMSASTDSQMNRLTFGGVDYAPTASFPLLKKAYDAGVQKGLNLKVGNVFTADMFYNDNAELEKWANYGILAIEMETAALYTLAAKFDRQALSVLTVSDHILTGEETSAEERQTTFNEMIEVALDAAIAK, translated from the coding sequence ATGAGTGTACATATAGGTGCTAAGCAAAATGAAATAGCGGAGACGATTTTATTACCCGGCGATCCACTTCGTGCAAAATACATAGCCGAAACATTTTTAGAAGGTGCAACTTGCTATAATGAAGTACGTGGAATGCTTGGCTTTACTGGAACATATAAAGGTGAAAGAATTTCAGTACAAGGAACAGGAATGGGCGTTCCTTCGATTTCTATTTACATAAATGAATTAATGCAAAGCTACGGTGTTCAAAATCTAATCCGTGTAGGTACATGTGGTGCGATTCAAAAAGATGTAAAAGTTCGTGATGTAATTATTGCAATGAGTGCGTCAACCGATTCACAAATGAATCGTCTTACTTTCGGGGGAGTGGACTATGCTCCAACTGCATCTTTCCCATTACTAAAGAAAGCGTATGATGCTGGGGTTCAGAAAGGCTTAAATCTAAAAGTAGGAAATGTCTTTACAGCAGATATGTTCTATAATGACAATGCTGAACTTGAGAAATGGGCTAATTATGGAATACTTGCTATTGAAATGGAGACAGCAGCCCTTTATACACTGGCAGCTAAATTTGATCGCCAAGCTTTATCCGTTCTTACAGTAAGCGACCATATTTTAACTGGTGAAGAAACATCAGCAGAAGAAAGACAAACTACCTTCAATGAAATGATTGAAGTGGCTCTGGATGCTGCGATTGCGAAATAG
- a CDS encoding sporulation protein, whose amino-acid sequence MSLFNKVFASVGIGAARVDTKLYETTFTAGEEIKGVVEITGGNIAQQIDEIYITLNTTYIKERNDSKMNQHAIIDKFRISESFTIEANEKKEIPFTYTLPLDIPVTMGKTKVWLQTGLDIKNAVDPTDRDFIEVRASQLMTAVLDTVSDLGFRLRKVDCEEAPYKFKRRLPFIQEFEFVPMSGNFRGKLDELELVFFPQSNSTVEVIMEVDRRARGLGSFLAEALEMDESLVRFTVSTTDLPQLKDKIHSIINRYS is encoded by the coding sequence ATGTCTTTATTTAATAAGGTTTTTGCAAGTGTTGGAATTGGAGCTGCAAGGGTTGATACGAAGCTTTATGAAACTACTTTTACAGCTGGCGAGGAAATCAAAGGGGTTGTAGAAATCACTGGAGGGAATATCGCTCAGCAAATAGATGAGATATACATTACATTAAACACAACGTATATAAAAGAGAGAAATGATTCTAAAATGAATCAGCATGCGATTATTGATAAGTTTAGAATTTCAGAAAGTTTTACAATAGAAGCTAATGAGAAAAAAGAAATACCTTTTACTTATACTTTACCGTTAGACATTCCTGTTACAATGGGAAAAACGAAGGTTTGGTTACAAACAGGGCTAGATATTAAAAATGCAGTTGACCCAACAGACAGAGACTTTATCGAAGTTAGAGCTTCTCAATTGATGACAGCTGTGTTAGATACGGTTAGCGATTTAGGATTTCGCTTAAGAAAAGTAGATTGTGAAGAGGCACCGTATAAATTTAAGAGACGATTACCATTCATTCAAGAATTTGAATTTGTCCCAATGAGTGGTAACTTCCGTGGAAAGCTTGATGAGTTAGAACTTGTATTCTTCCCACAATCGAACAGTACAGTGGAAGTTATAATGGAAGTAGATCGACGTGCTCGTGGACTAGGAAGCTTTTTAGCAGAGGCGTTAGAAATGGATGAATCTTTAGTACGCTTCACCGTTTCTACAACCGATCTCCCTCAGTTAAAGGATAAAATTCATTCAATCATAAACCGATATAGTTAA
- a CDS encoding YozD family protein has translation MKEIDVVIDTEEIAEFFYNELIKRGYAPSEEEIEQIADITFEYLLEKSIIDEELEEDD, from the coding sequence GTGAAAGAAATTGACGTTGTAATCGATACGGAGGAAATTGCAGAATTCTTTTACAATGAGCTGATCAAACGCGGCTATGCACCAAGTGAGGAAGAGATTGAGCAAATAGCGGACATAACCTTTGAATATCTACTTGAAAAGAGCATTATTGATGAAGAATTAGAAGAAGATGATTAG
- a CDS encoding YozE family protein: MNKSFYHFILKYRAVKVRDEISKFANDVYDDHSFPKGSSDYHEVSSYLELNGQYLSSMSVFDDAWEIYLSEEIK, from the coding sequence ATGAACAAATCGTTTTATCATTTTATTTTAAAATACCGTGCTGTAAAGGTACGTGATGAAATTAGCAAGTTTGCAAATGACGTATATGATGATCATAGCTTTCCTAAAGGATCTAGTGATTATCATGAAGTTAGTTCCTATCTAGAATTAAACGGCCAATATCTGTCGAGTATGTCGGTATTCGATGATGCATGGGAGATATATCTTTCAGAAGAAATAAAATAA
- a CDS encoding M42 family metallopeptidase produces the protein MFELLKRLTSLHGPCGYEQPISYFIRDYVKELVDDVKIDPIGNVIAVKKGTSPGPKVILTAHMDEVGFIVKKIENNGLIRFEKLGGHDDRILLAQKVKIRTRNEELLGVIGTMSAHFVKFDDPNKVRKHQNLYIDIGAKSKEDAIEMGVEIGLPITWASELELLGNSKTGRVVGKGLDDRAGCAVLLAVLEQLQGKEFLGEIHFLFTVQEEVGLRGAKVASHNIEADVAIAVDTTAVSDTPEETMDQTLALGAGTGIKIIDFSLIAHPTVKESLVNLAKENEIKFQYEVFPGIGTDGGAVSLSNKGIPTGVLSIPSRYAHSPVEVVDLEDMAATQQLIFTFITSLTNDSSFSF, from the coding sequence ATGTTTGAACTTCTAAAAAGATTAACGAGTCTTCATGGCCCATGCGGGTATGAACAACCGATTTCATATTTTATTAGAGATTATGTAAAGGAACTTGTAGATGATGTGAAAATCGATCCAATTGGAAATGTAATTGCTGTTAAAAAGGGGACAAGTCCAGGACCTAAGGTGATTTTAACTGCCCATATGGATGAAGTAGGTTTTATCGTCAAAAAGATTGAAAACAATGGCTTGATTCGTTTTGAAAAATTAGGAGGACATGATGACCGTATCCTTTTAGCACAGAAAGTGAAAATTAGAACACGCAATGAGGAGTTACTTGGTGTAATTGGGACCATGTCGGCTCACTTTGTTAAATTCGATGACCCAAACAAAGTAAGAAAACACCAAAACCTTTACATTGATATCGGAGCGAAATCTAAGGAAGATGCGATTGAAATGGGTGTAGAAATAGGATTACCGATAACTTGGGCTAGTGAGTTGGAATTACTCGGGAATTCTAAAACAGGAAGAGTGGTTGGAAAAGGATTAGATGACCGTGCAGGTTGTGCTGTCCTTCTAGCGGTCCTAGAACAATTACAAGGAAAAGAATTTTTAGGTGAAATTCACTTCCTATTTACCGTTCAAGAGGAAGTCGGACTTCGAGGAGCTAAGGTAGCCTCTCATAATATTGAAGCGGATGTTGCGATTGCGGTAGATACTACTGCTGTTAGTGATACACCTGAAGAAACAATGGATCAAACGTTAGCCTTGGGTGCTGGAACTGGAATAAAGATTATAGATTTTAGCTTAATTGCACATCCGACGGTAAAAGAAAGCTTAGTCAACTTAGCGAAAGAAAATGAAATTAAGTTCCAATATGAGGTGTTCCCGGGAATCGGTACCGATGGTGGAGCTGTTTCCTTAAGCAACAAGGGAATTCCAACCGGCGTACTTTCCATTCCGTCACGTTATGCTCACTCACCAGTTGAAGTCGTTGATTTAGAAGACATGGCAGCTACTCAGCAATTAATTTTCACTTTCATTACTTCATTAACAAACGATAGTTCTTTCTCATTTTAA
- the katG gene encoding catalase/peroxidase HPI has product MDTKETANVGKCPFNHGATTSPKSSGTTNKDWWPNQLNLNILHQHDRKSNPMGEDFNYAEEFKKLDYQALKQDLHTLMTDSQEWWPADYGHYGPFFIRMSWHAAGTYRTGDGRGGGGTGAQRFAPLNSWADNGNLDKARRLLWPIKQKYGNKISWADLLLLTGNVAIESMGGKTFGFGGGRADIWQPEEDIYWGSETEMLGDNRYTGDRELENPLAAVQMGLIYVNPEGPNGKPDPVASARDIRDTFGRMGMNDEETVALIAGGHTFGKAHGAGDAAHVGPDPEAAPIEAQGFGWQSTHGSGKGRDTITSGVEGAWTANPTQWDNGYFELLFGYQWWLTKSPAGAWQWQIVDPKDEHLAPDAEDASIKVPTMMTTADMALLHDPAYEKISRRFYENPEEFADAFARAWFKLLHRDMGPVSRYLGPEVPTEELIWQDPVPTVDYELTEEEIAKIKVLILDSGLTISELVTTAWASASTFRGSDMRGGANGARIRLAPQKEWEVNQPEQLTKVLSVLEDIQNHLDKKVSLADLIVLGGSAAVEKAAQDAGFDVTVPFAPGRGDATQEQTDVESFEVLEPVADGFRNYQKKQYSVSPEELLVDKAQLLNLTAPEMTALIGGMRVLGTNFGGTNHGVFTDQVGTLSNDFFVNLLDMGVEWKPVDGSVYEGRNRNTGEVVRTATRVDLVFGSNSVLRAIAEVYAQDDNKEKFVHDFVAAWVKVMNADRFDLK; this is encoded by the coding sequence ATGGATACTAAAGAAACAGCAAACGTTGGAAAATGCCCGTTTAATCACGGTGCCACTACTAGTCCAAAATCTAGTGGTACGACGAATAAAGACTGGTGGCCAAATCAATTAAACTTAAACATCTTACACCAGCATGACAGAAAATCGAATCCTATGGGAGAAGACTTTAATTATGCTGAAGAATTTAAAAAACTAGATTACCAAGCTCTTAAACAAGATCTTCACACTCTAATGACAGATAGCCAAGAATGGTGGCCAGCTGACTATGGTCATTATGGTCCTTTCTTTATTCGTATGTCATGGCACGCTGCAGGTACATATCGTACAGGTGATGGCCGTGGTGGTGGTGGAACTGGTGCCCAACGTTTTGCTCCACTAAATAGCTGGGCTGATAATGGTAACCTTGATAAAGCTCGACGTCTGCTATGGCCAATTAAGCAAAAGTATGGCAACAAGATCTCTTGGGCTGACTTATTGCTTCTAACTGGTAATGTTGCGATTGAATCAATGGGTGGAAAAACATTCGGATTCGGAGGCGGTCGTGCAGACATCTGGCAACCGGAAGAAGACATTTACTGGGGTTCTGAAACCGAAATGCTTGGAGATAACCGTTACACAGGCGATCGCGAGCTTGAGAATCCGCTGGCTGCCGTGCAAATGGGTCTTATCTATGTAAATCCTGAAGGTCCAAACGGAAAGCCAGACCCTGTAGCAAGTGCTCGAGATATTCGTGACACCTTTGGACGTATGGGAATGAACGATGAAGAGACAGTTGCTCTAATTGCCGGTGGACATACATTTGGTAAGGCGCATGGTGCAGGTGATGCTGCTCATGTTGGTCCGGATCCAGAGGCTGCTCCTATTGAAGCACAAGGCTTCGGTTGGCAAAGCACACACGGCAGTGGTAAAGGTCGTGACACGATTACTAGCGGTGTTGAAGGTGCATGGACTGCTAACCCAACACAGTGGGATAATGGCTACTTTGAACTTCTATTTGGATATCAATGGTGGCTTACAAAGAGTCCAGCAGGTGCATGGCAGTGGCAAATTGTTGATCCAAAAGATGAGCACCTAGCACCTGATGCTGAAGATGCTTCCATTAAAGTTCCGACAATGATGACGACTGCGGATATGGCATTACTTCATGATCCGGCATACGAAAAGATTTCTCGTCGATTCTATGAGAATCCAGAAGAGTTTGCAGATGCATTCGCTCGTGCATGGTTCAAATTATTACACCGTGACATGGGTCCTGTTTCAAGATATTTAGGACCAGAAGTGCCAACTGAAGAACTTATCTGGCAAGATCCTGTTCCTACTGTTGATTATGAATTAACAGAGGAAGAAATTGCAAAAATCAAAGTATTAATCCTAGACTCAGGTCTTACAATTAGTGAGCTAGTTACTACCGCTTGGGCTTCAGCAAGTACTTTCCGTGGTTCAGATATGCGTGGTGGTGCAAATGGTGCACGCATCCGTCTTGCTCCACAAAAAGAATGGGAAGTAAATCAGCCGGAACAGCTTACAAAAGTACTATCTGTTTTAGAAGATATTCAAAATCATCTAGATAAAAAAGTTAGTCTTGCTGACTTAATTGTTCTTGGTGGTAGTGCTGCAGTTGAAAAAGCTGCACAAGATGCAGGCTTTGATGTTACTGTTCCTTTTGCTCCAGGTCGTGGTGATGCAACACAAGAGCAAACTGACGTTGAAAGCTTTGAAGTGCTAGAACCAGTCGCTGATGGTTTCCGTAACTATCAGAAGAAGCAGTACAGTGTTAGTCCAGAAGAACTTTTAGTAGATAAGGCACAACTACTAAACCTAACTGCACCAGAAATGACTGCTCTTATTGGTGGTATGCGTGTTCTTGGCACAAACTTTGGTGGCACAAATCACGGTGTATTCACTGATCAAGTAGGTACACTTTCGAACGACTTCTTTGTAAACTTGCTTGACATGGGAGTTGAGTGGAAACCTGTAGACGGAAGCGTGTACGAAGGACGTAATCGTAACACAGGTGAAGTAGTGCGCACTGCAACTAGAGTAGACCTAGTATTCGGTTCAAACTCAGTTCTTCGTGCGATTGCAGAAGTGTATGCTCAAGACGATAACAAAGAAAAATTTGTACATGACTTCGTTGCTGCATGGGTAAAGGTAATGAATGCTGATCGTTTTGATCTAAAATAA
- a CDS encoding YheC/YheD family protein: protein MERQRVGKKTNRLRKMNEIANTNLYFFSTKDVDYNRKIISGIFYDRSTKKWVRSEFPFPDVYYSRAGELKNNQNVKRLRATFDEMHIAKINSERYYHKWDSYQELMKYEELHPHLPETKLYKKKSDLEEMFRDSHRLYLKSFRQNNGSGIMSVTEKKDGYEYKYFKKDQLTIGTSNNLTELIKIIKSFFKRKRFIIQKSIDLLAYNNKALDLRCDVQRNGKGELECVSHSVRVAAENSHITNTRTKPNIQPFKEFFVGKLGFTNEEFMKLKTRLEQLLFKVFEKVEESYGSYGEIGIDIGIDKNGGLWLIECNMMPGKNSLWVNDEKTIDRAFLNPLEYAKFLAKA from the coding sequence TTGGAGCGACAAAGAGTAGGAAAAAAAACAAATAGGCTACGAAAAATGAATGAAATTGCAAATACTAACCTTTACTTTTTCTCAACAAAAGATGTAGATTATAATCGTAAAATTATATCAGGAATATTTTATGATAGAAGTACAAAAAAATGGGTAAGGTCAGAGTTTCCTTTTCCAGACGTATATTATAGTCGTGCGGGAGAGTTAAAAAACAATCAGAATGTAAAAAGACTTAGGGCAACTTTTGATGAGATGCATATAGCAAAAATAAACTCTGAACGATATTATCATAAATGGGATTCCTATCAAGAGTTAATGAAATATGAGGAGTTACATCCTCATCTACCAGAGACAAAATTATATAAAAAGAAAAGCGATTTAGAAGAAATGTTTAGAGATAGTCATCGTCTGTATTTAAAATCATTCAGACAAAATAATGGGTCCGGGATAATGAGTGTAACCGAGAAAAAAGATGGATATGAATATAAATATTTTAAGAAAGATCAGTTAACAATAGGAACCTCAAACAATCTTACTGAATTGATTAAGATTATTAAATCATTCTTCAAAAGAAAGAGATTTATAATTCAGAAGTCTATCGACCTATTAGCTTATAATAATAAAGCTTTGGACTTGAGATGTGATGTTCAACGAAATGGAAAAGGTGAGTTAGAGTGCGTATCACATTCAGTTCGTGTTGCAGCAGAAAACTCGCATATTACGAATACACGTACGAAACCAAACATTCAACCCTTTAAGGAGTTTTTCGTAGGAAAATTAGGCTTTACAAATGAGGAATTTATGAAATTAAAAACAAGATTAGAGCAATTACTTTTTAAAGTGTTTGAAAAAGTTGAAGAGAGCTATGGTTCATATGGTGAGATCGGCATTGACATTGGTATCGATAAAAATGGTGGTTTATGGCTTATTGAATGTAATATGATGCCTGGAAAGAATTCCTTATGGGTAAACGATGAAAAAACAATTGATAGAGCTTTCCTTAACCCATTAGAATATGCCAAGTTCCTGGCTAAAGCTTGA
- a CDS encoding YheC/YheD family protein — translation MSENGTGYSRRPIVGILVPSTRRFIKQRLKRRHILTKASENINSTLYFFSLKDVNLVTKRINGYSLNKVSGLWIQKEYPYPDVFYNRSVNMEKKKYKPLIESFKNDNVIFLNPVGRFNKWKVHKLLSENHKIKRYLPHTVKFSKKNLTTMINKYEKVYVKGNVSGLGKHVIQIVKTPTREYQLQYFRKKLTTYTTSSFKEVIKKLKELLNGKKAIIQEMIESSDPALNMRVDAQRNKHKKVEIIGLSIRVSTRKSPISNTKTKPLFYVLDDYFSNHLGYSIDNLNNLNQEIVELINEVYLTLEREYGSFVEMGIDIIFDKDYNMYFIESNATPGRTSLFNAYDYKTYVKAVTNVFEYTQSIYSDKN, via the coding sequence ATGAGTGAAAATGGAACTGGTTACTCTCGGAGACCAATAGTTGGTATATTGGTCCCTTCTACACGTAGATTTATCAAACAACGTTTAAAAAGAAGACATATATTAACTAAAGCAAGTGAAAATATAAATTCAACCTTATATTTCTTTTCTTTAAAGGATGTTAATTTAGTAACAAAACGCATCAATGGTTATAGCTTAAACAAAGTCTCTGGTTTGTGGATTCAAAAGGAATATCCATATCCTGATGTCTTTTATAATAGGTCAGTGAATATGGAAAAGAAAAAATATAAACCTCTTATTGAAAGTTTTAAAAATGATAATGTCATATTCCTAAATCCTGTTGGACGTTTTAATAAATGGAAGGTTCATAAGCTTTTGTCAGAAAATCATAAGATCAAAAGATACCTACCTCATACAGTCAAATTTTCAAAAAAGAATTTAACTACAATGATAAACAAGTATGAAAAAGTTTATGTTAAGGGAAATGTCAGTGGACTAGGTAAACATGTTATACAAATAGTCAAAACACCAACTAGAGAATATCAACTTCAATATTTCAGAAAAAAACTAACAACATATACAACATCTAGTTTTAAAGAGGTTATAAAAAAGCTAAAAGAATTATTAAATGGAAAGAAAGCAATTATACAAGAGATGATTGAATCATCAGATCCTGCATTAAACATGAGAGTAGATGCTCAAAGAAATAAACATAAAAAAGTTGAAATAATTGGACTATCCATCCGCGTTTCAACTAGAAAAAGCCCTATTTCAAATACAAAGACAAAGCCTCTGTTCTATGTATTAGATGACTATTTTTCTAATCATTTAGGCTACTCTATAGATAATTTAAATAATTTAAATCAAGAAATAGTTGAATTAATAAATGAAGTTTATCTAACTCTTGAAAGAGAATACGGGTCTTTTGTTGAAATGGGGATCGATATCATCTTTGATAAAGACTATAATATGTACTTTATTGAAAGCAATGCTACTCCTGGACGGACTTCATTATTTAATGCTTATGATTATAAAACTTACGTTAAAGCTGTTACTAATGTTTTTGAGTACACACAGAGTATCTACTCTGATAAAAATTAA
- a CDS encoding cell wall hydrolase translates to MYKMNTIIRLITILTMGIGFTIPSGSVNNETALDKQTEQLLKQLYEQDIAGKDMPTYQFLTEELSNQYLNKEETKKNDVLISYEEKELLARLVSAEAKGEPYAGKVAVAEVVLNRVEDEQFPDSVKKVIYEKNAFQPVQNNSIQDPADHESLRAVEDALIEQENETEALFFYNPETASDNWIRERKVIKRIGNHVFAI, encoded by the coding sequence ATGTACAAGATGAATACAATCATACGTTTAATTACAATATTAACAATGGGAATTGGTTTTACCATTCCATCTGGGTCTGTTAATAATGAAACAGCACTAGATAAACAAACAGAACAGTTATTGAAGCAACTATATGAACAAGATATTGCGGGGAAAGACATGCCGACTTATCAGTTCTTGACAGAAGAATTGTCAAATCAGTATCTTAATAAGGAAGAAACTAAAAAAAATGATGTCCTAATATCATATGAAGAAAAGGAGTTACTTGCACGTCTCGTCTCAGCAGAGGCGAAAGGTGAGCCATATGCAGGAAAAGTAGCTGTAGCCGAAGTGGTTTTAAATCGAGTAGAAGACGAGCAGTTCCCTGATTCAGTTAAGAAAGTAATTTATGAAAAAAATGCGTTTCAACCAGTTCAAAATAACTCGATTCAAGATCCTGCTGACCATGAGTCATTAAGGGCGGTTGAAGATGCATTAATTGAACAAGAAAATGAAACAGAGGCACTGTTTTTTTACAATCCTGAAACAGCCTCGGACAATTGGATCCGAGAGCGTAAAGTGATCAAGAGAATTGGAAACCATGTCTTTGCAATATAA
- a CDS encoding NADP-dependent isocitrate dehydrogenase codes for MTTITPITVAYGDGIGPEIMKATLNILEAAGAQLDIEEIKIGEEVYKSGISTGMEPNAWDSLRRTKVFLKAPITTPQGGGYKSLNVTTRKALGLYANVRPSRSYYPFVETKHPKMDVVIIRENEEDLYAGIEHRQTNEVYQCLKLISRPGTEKIVRYAFEYARSQGRKKVTCFVKDNIMKLTDGLFTKVFNEIGEEYPDIEKEHWIVDIGAAKLADSPELFDVIVMPNLYGDILSDVSAQISGSVGIAGSANIGDQCAMFEAIHGSAPRRAGQNLANPSGLLQGAILMLQHIGQPDVAEKVHNAWLKTLEDGIHTYDIYKEGTSKEKVGTKEFASAVIERLGQLPETLAPISYEKPLPVSIKLKELPKEEKELVGVDVFLDWDKGAPHDLGAELEQFNVNGLKLHVITNRGVKVFPGGFPETFCTDHWRCRFLDGNGEAITPSQVAELYTTMVNAGFNCIKTENLYNFNGEAGFSAVHG; via the coding sequence ATGACAACAATAACACCAATAACAGTAGCTTATGGAGATGGAATTGGACCAGAAATCATGAAGGCAACTCTGAATATTTTAGAGGCAGCAGGAGCACAACTCGATATTGAAGAAATTAAAATCGGTGAGGAAGTTTACAAGAGTGGTATTTCAACTGGAATGGAACCTAATGCTTGGGACTCACTACGAAGAACAAAAGTATTTTTAAAAGCACCAATAACCACACCTCAAGGTGGTGGGTATAAGAGCTTGAACGTAACTACACGAAAAGCACTGGGGTTATATGCAAATGTAAGGCCTTCGAGATCTTATTACCCATTTGTTGAAACAAAGCACCCTAAAATGGATGTTGTCATAATCCGTGAAAATGAGGAAGATTTGTATGCTGGAATTGAGCATAGACAAACAAATGAAGTGTACCAATGTTTAAAACTAATATCTCGTCCAGGAACAGAAAAAATCGTACGCTATGCTTTTGAATATGCACGCAGTCAAGGCCGTAAAAAGGTTACTTGCTTTGTTAAAGACAACATTATGAAATTAACAGATGGACTATTTACAAAAGTATTCAATGAAATTGGTGAAGAGTACCCAGATATTGAAAAGGAGCATTGGATTGTAGATATTGGGGCAGCAAAACTAGCAGATAGTCCAGAGCTTTTTGATGTGATTGTTATGCCTAACTTATATGGAGATATTTTATCAGATGTGTCTGCACAAATCTCTGGTTCGGTTGGAATTGCAGGGTCTGCGAACATTGGGGACCAATGTGCAATGTTTGAAGCAATTCACGGATCTGCACCACGTCGTGCGGGGCAAAACTTAGCAAATCCATCAGGTCTTCTACAAGGTGCAATTTTAATGCTACAGCATATCGGTCAACCAGATGTAGCTGAAAAAGTACACAATGCTTGGCTAAAAACACTAGAAGATGGGATTCACACGTATGATATTTATAAAGAAGGTACGAGCAAAGAAAAAGTAGGGACAAAGGAATTTGCAAGTGCTGTCATTGAGAGACTAGGTCAGCTACCAGAAACACTAGCTCCAATTTCTTATGAAAAACCATTACCAGTTAGTATTAAATTAAAGGAACTTCCAAAGGAAGAGAAGGAATTGGTAGGTGTTGATGTATTTCTTGATTGGGATAAAGGGGCACCACATGATTTAGGTGCTGAACTTGAACAATTTAATGTGAATGGTCTAAAATTACACGTGATCACGAACAGAGGGGTTAAGGTATTTCCAGGAGGATTTCCAGAAACATTTTGTACGGATCACTGGCGTTGCCGTTTCTTAGACGGAAATGGTGAAGCCATTACTCCAAGTCAAGTTGCGGAACTTTACACTACAATGGTGAATGCTGGATTTAATTGTATAAAAACTGAGAATCTTTACAACTTCAATGGTGAAGCTGGATTTTCAGCGGTACATGGATAA